The Helianthus annuus cultivar XRQ/B chromosome 16, HanXRQr2.0-SUNRISE, whole genome shotgun sequence genome includes a window with the following:
- the LOC118488039 gene encoding myosin-6-like encodes MLYRTYILGEANARAANHQIVREWRTMVRERADWEAYRERMLKRIAEFEKSKAAFGEERAKFEADKKAEEWGREGLQKKLHNVEEQLAKEKAEFKRICAQDNDRAYALRQKIVDLEAKVADLTSKVEEAQGEKAAKQQMEVELTEAKVQLSNKDKDLRAKDIEIAELKRRLNEQIDRCESLEIDLEAEKVKAADAEEARAVSTAALNVAQTNYSEAQGIVDTLVSEAEWMRTRGVVLVANSILNASELDRAVAALTDAARAVGHRGGYLECADHVEQMLGQEFDISHCSVTEHADAALASAENSYDNLSLPIMELVVESLKKDDWCQRLKAVLDPPVTVELSDEEPAGDDGGDGDDDGNDDDGEDDGDDGDDRRDE; translated from the exons ATGTTGTATCGTACTTATATCCTTGGCGAGGCCAACGCTCGTGCTGCCAACCATCAAATAGTTCGCGAATGGCGAACGATGGTTAGGGAGCGCGCCGACTGGGAGGCTTATCGCGAGCGTATGCTGAAACGTATTGCTGAATTTGAAAAATCTAAAGCCGCGTTTGGTGAAGAGAgagccaagtttgaggctgacAAGAAGGCTGAAGAGTGGGGCCGCGAGGGGCTGCAGAAAAAACTCCACAATGTTGAggagcaactggccaaggagaaggccgagtttaAGCGTATATGCGCCCAAGACAACGATCGTGCTTATGCGCTTCGACAGAAGATCGTTGATCTTGAGGCTAAAGTTGCGGACTTGACCTCAAAGGTGGAGGAAGCGCAGGGTGAAAAAgctgccaagcagcagatggag GTTGAGCTGACTGAAGCCAAGGTGCAATTGTCCAACAAGGACAAGGATCTCCGAGCCAAGGACATTGAGATTGCGGAACTCAAACGTCGCTTGAATGAGCAAATCGACAGATGCGAGTCTTTGGAGATTGACCTTGAGGCTGAGAAGGTCAAGGCTGCTGATgctgaggaggcgcgtgctgtCAGCACTGCTGCGCTTAATGTGGCCCAGACAAACTACTCCGAGGCCCAAGGCATCGTTGATACGCTTGTCTCGGAGGCTGAATGGATGCGCACTCGCGGCGTAGTGCTG gttgccaactccatccTGAATGCGAGCGAGCTAGACCGCGCCGTAGCGGCTCTGACAGATGCGGCGCGTGCGGTGGGTCATCGGGGAGGATACCTGGAGTGTGCCGATCACGTTGAGCAGATGCTTGGGCAGGAATTTGACATAAGTCATTGCTCAGTGACGGAACATGCTGATGCTGCACTGGCAAGTGCTGAAAACTCCTATGACAACCTTTCCTTGCCTAtcatggagttggttgttgaatcgttgaagaaagacgactggtgccAGCGTCTTAAGGCAGTCCTCGATCCACCAGTTACCGTCGAGTTGTCCGACGAGGAGCCAGCTGGTGATGATGgcggtgatggtgatgatgatggcaacgatgatgatggtgaagatgacggagatgatggtgatgatcgaCGCGAtgaatag
- the LOC110915176 gene encoding uncharacterized protein At4g22758 — translation MLLTKNKKNQASKGSGNRILINVTVVGSAGPIRFVVNEGEVVADVIDTALKLYAREGRLPVLGSNYNEFVLYCPVAGTEALKTWETIGSVGVRNFMLCKKPKQKVVNDDDGKPVAVGVTRKGSGSWRAWFNQSINLKVSSH, via the exons ATGTTGCTAACTAAGAATAAGAAGAATCAGGCCTCGAAAGGTTCCGGAAACCGGATTTTGATCAATGTTACTGTCGTTGGAAGCGCCGGCCCGATTCGGTTTGTTGTGAATGAGGGAGAAGTTGTGGCGGATGTTATCGATACCGCGCTTAAGTTGTACGCTCGGGAAGGCCGGCTTCCTGTGCTTGGATCTAATTATAATGAGTTTGTTTTGTATTGTCCTGTTGCTGGGACCGAAG CTTTGAAGACTTGGGAAACGATTGGATCGGTGGGGGTTAGGAATTTCATGTTGTGCAAGAAACCGAAGCAGAAGGTGGTTAATGATGACGATGGAAAACCGGTGGCTGTGGGAGTAACAAGGAAGGGTTCTGGAAGCTGGAGGGCTTGGTTCAACCAGTCAATCAATCTTAAAGTATCATCTCATTGA
- the LOC110915170 gene encoding protein C2-DOMAIN ABA-RELATED 8, whose product MEGVIGVLKLTIKKGTNLAICDWTRGTSDPYVIATLDHQKTKTTVVKENSNPVWDCDLTMIIKDPKALITLTVHDKDTFSDDDIMGVTHIDLNPYIECMEKRRDFRDLQAGTKLETIQPDEHNNLVEESHIIWNKDVIIQDMVLRLKNAETGEIEVRIEITPIENHRLILQDEVPVEDE is encoded by the exons ATGGAAGGAGTGATAGGAGTTTTGAAGCTAACAATAAAGAAAGGGACCAATCTCGCGATTTGTGATTGGACCCGGGGCACGAGTGATCCTTATGTAATCGCAACCTTGGATCATCAG AAAACAAAAACCACGGTGGTGAAGGAAAATTCCAATCCTGTGTGGGATTGTGATCTGACAATGATCATTAAGGACCCTAAGGCTCTAATCACACTT ACCGTGCATGATAAGGACACATTCAGTGATGATGATATCATGGGAGTAACACATATAGATTTAAATCCGTACATCGAGTGCATGGAAAAGCGCAGAGATTTTCGCGATCTACAGGCTGGTACTAAACTCGAAACTATTCAACCCGATGAACATAACAACCTAGTTGAAGAGAGCCACATTATATGGAATAAGGATGTGATTATACAAGATATGGTCCTACGATTGAAAAACGCTGAAACCGGTGAAATCGAAGTGCGAATAGAGATCACTCCTATTGAAAATCATCGCTTAATACTCCAAGATGAAGTACCGGTAGAAGATGAGTAA